The following are encoded together in the Gadus chalcogrammus isolate NIFS_2021 chromosome 2, NIFS_Gcha_1.0, whole genome shotgun sequence genome:
- the rab40c gene encoding ras-related protein Rab-40C: protein MGSQGSPVKSYDYLLKFLLVGDSDVGKGEILDSLQDGSAESPYAYSSGIDYKTTTILLDGRRVKLELWDTSGQGRFCTIFRSYSRGAQGILLVYDITNRWSFDGIDRWITEIDEHAPGVPRILVGNRLHLAFKRQVPTEQARAYAEKNGMTFFEVSPLCNFNVIESFTELSRIVLMRHGMEKFWRPNRVFTLQDLCCRAIVSCTPVHLIDKLPLPVAIKSHLKSFSMANGMNAVMMHGRSYSLASGPAGSKGNSLKRNKAVRPPQSPPQSCTRSNCKIS, encoded by the exons ATGGGCAGCCAGGGTAGCCCGGTGAAGAGCTACGACTACCTTCTGAAGTTCCTTCTGGTCGGTGACAGCGACGTGGGCAAGGGGGAGATCCTCGACAGCCTCCAGGACGGGTCCGCGGAGTCTCCCTACGCATACAGCAGcg GCATCGACTACAAGACCACCACCATCCTCCTGGATGGCAGAAGGGTCAAACTAGAACTCTG GGACACCTCGGGACAGGGACGATTCTGCACCATCTTCCGGTCGTACTCCCGCGGGGCTCAG GGGATCCTGCTGGTTTATGACATCACAAATCGATGGTCATTTGACGGAATTGACCGGTGGATCACAGAAATAgacgag catgcaccaggGGTCCCCCGGATCCTTGTGGGGAACCGGCTCCACCTGGCCTTCAAGCGGCAGGTGCCCACAGAGCAGGCCCGCGCCTACGCCGAGAAGAACGGCATGACCTTCTTCGAGGTCAGCCCTCTGTGCAACTTCAACGTCATCGAGTCATTCACCGAGCTGTCCCGGATCGTCCTCATGAGGCACGGCATGGAGAAGTTCTGGAGGCCCAACCGAG TCTTCACTCTGCAGGACCTGTGCTGCCGGGCCATCGTCTCCTGCACTCCGGTCCACCTCATCGACAAGCTGCCGCTGCCGGTGGCCATCAAGTCCCACCTGAAGTCGTTCTCCATGGCCAACGGGATGAACGCCGTCATGATGCACGGACGCTCGTACTCGCTGGCCAGCGGCCCCGCCGGCTCCAAGGGCAACAGCCTGAAGAGGAACAAGGCCGTCCGgcccccccagagccccccccAGAGCTGCACCCGCAGCAACTGCAAGATCtcctaa
- the nags gene encoding N-acetylglutamate synthase, mitochondrial — protein sequence MSTVNSSSTGRRAVVLAGRYWSQPASSPAPQRRMFRPPRRLVSSNAAGEGSKTVAWAQLQEDATGPLTTQDRHLRSHRTLIYRDVKAFLNEIGGDPREARYWLTQFQRASAAHAPAFAVLELDHSVFESRDLVHKLAFGLSFLQRMDMKPVVVMGLAGGAPAEQRRQLVEDCKLLTEVLQQHSATVLPFFSAEAMLSLQEPPHSAAPPVVAVDASLLQWSLDCGAVPLVCPVGRDQGGSSVPLDAGEVTAAICRTLQPHKVMFLTREGGLRNHQGQVLGSVSVPADLPGLLGAPWLQPEEQRRVETIARLLNQLPRDSTAVITSACTLLTELFSNRGSGTLFKNADPIHRYSSLQQVDTTRLLALINSSFERTLSESYLEKLESRLHSIYLSEGYSAVAVVTKEQVASATPYLDKFVVSSSLQGQGTGHLLWDYIRQDLGRLFWRSRACNRINPWYFKHCDGSFVSGEWTVFWVGLTDIRDSYELVEYARTLPDSFIAQSGTRAPVPPG from the exons ATGTCAACAgtgaacagcagcagcaccggcCGCCGAGCCGTGGTTCTGGCGGGTCGGTACTGGTCCCAGCCCGCCTCCTCCCCAGCTCCCCAGAGGAGGATGTTCAGACCGCCGCGGCGCCTAGTGAGCTCCAACGCCGCAGGCGAAGGGAGCAAGACCGTGGCTTGGGCCCAGCTGCAGGAGGACGCCACCGGCCCGCTGACGACCCAGGACCGCCATTTGCGGTCCCACCGGACCCTGATCTACCGGGATGTAAAGGCGTTCCTGAACGAGATCGGCGGGGACCCGCGTGAGGCGCGTTACTGGCTCACCCAGTTCCAGAGAGCCTCCGCGGCGCACGCTCCTGCGTTTGCGGTCCTGGAG ctggaCCACTCGGTCTTCGAGAGCCGGGACCTGGTCCACAAGCTGGCCTTCGGGCTCTCCTTCCTGCAGCGGATGGACATGAagccggtggtggtgatggggctgGCGGGTGGAGCGCCGGCGGAGCAGCGCCGGCAGCTGGTGGAGGACTGCAAGCTGCTGACGGAGGTGCTGCAGCAGCACTCGGCCACCgtgctgcccttcttctccgcCGAGGCCATGCTGAGCCTGCAGGAGCCCccccacag tgcggCCCCCCCGGTGGTGGCAGTGGACGCCTCCCTGCTCCAGTGGAGTCTGGACTGCGGGGCGGTGCCGCTGGTCTGCCCCGTGGGCCGCGACCAGGGCGGGAGCTCGGTGCCGCTGGACGCCGGAGAGGTGACGGCGGCCATCTGCAGAACACTGCAGCCCCACAAGGTCATGTTCCTGAcccgggagggggggctgcGGAACCACCAGGGACAG GTGCTGGGCTCCGTCTCGGTCCCGGCGGACCTGCCCGGGCTGCTGGGCGCCCCCTGGCTGCAGCCGGAGGAACAGCGGCGGGTGGAGACCATCGCCCGGCTGCTCAACCAGCTGCCCAGAGACTCCACCGCCGTCATCACCTCCGCCTGCACCCTGCTGACGGAGCTGTTCAGCAAccggg GTTCTGGAACCCTCTTTAAGAACGCAGACCCCATACACAG gtacTCGTCCCTGCAGCAGGTGGACACCACGCGCCTGCTGGCTCTCATCAACTCGTCGTTCGAGCGGACGCTGAGCGAGAGCTACCTGGAGAAGCTGGAGTCACGGCTGCACTCCATCTACCTGTCAGAGgg CTACAGCGCGGTTGCCGTGGTCACCAAGGAGCAGGTGGCCAGCGCCACGCCCTACCTGGACAAGTTTGTGGTGAGCAGCAGCCTGCAGGGCCAGGGGACGGGCCACCTGCTGTGGGACTACATCAGACAGGACCTGGGCCGGCTCTTCTGGAGGTCCAGAGCCTGCAACAGGATCAACCCCtg GTactttaagcactgtgacgggAGTTTCGTGAGCGGCGAGTGGACGGTGTTCTGGGTGGGGCTGACGGACATCAGAGACTCCTACGAGCTGGTGGAGTACGCCAGGACCCTCCCCGACTCCTTCATCGCCCAATCAGGGACCAGAGCCCCCGTGCCCCCCGGCTGA